Proteins from one Telopea speciosissima isolate NSW1024214 ecotype Mountain lineage chromosome 1, Tspe_v1, whole genome shotgun sequence genomic window:
- the LOC122645062 gene encoding protein ABIL3-like, whose translation MPSSSSISVPQEVSTYDELSMEQSLVFSDNLKDLKNLRTQLYSAAEYFELSYTNDDQKQMVVDTLKDYAIKALVNTVDHLGSVTFKVNGFLDEKVDEVLGTELRVSCIEQRLRTCQTYIDHEGLTQQSLVITTPKYHKRYILPVGETIRGSSCAASKYQGCNLDNEDERHHFKNAVRATIRETPSLLVRKGRSPSPSPRAPTQPGTFTFTEKRTVSPLRSAFPLLRSGSLSSRPTTPIRSRATTPSSNNARQRYPSEPRKSASLCLPAERDSPKENEQNPSKSKRLLKALLSRRKSKKDDMLYTYLDEY comes from the exons ATGCCgtcatcttcttcaatctctgttCCTCAAGAAGTTTCCACTTACGATGAGCTGTCTATGGAACAAAGCTTGGTATTCTCGGACAATCTCAAG GATTTGAAGAATCTAAGGACACAGTTATATTCTGCAGCAGAGTACTTCGAATTGTCCTATACCAATGATGACCAGAAACAGAT GGTGGTGGATACTTTGAAAGATTATGCTATAAAAGCTCTAGTTAATACAGTAGACCATTTGGGTTCTGTGACATTTAAGGTTAATGGTTTCTTGGATGAAAAAGTTGATGAAGTTTTGGGAACTGAGCTTCGGGTCTCTTGCATTGAACAG AGACTACGGACATGCCAAACATACATTGATCATGAAGGACTAACCCAACAATCACTGGTCATCACAACTCCCAAGTATCATAAGCGGTACATCCTACCAG TTGGTGAGACAATCAGGGGTTCTAGCTGTGCAGCATCAAAATATCAAGGATGCAACCTAGATAATGAAGATGAGAGGCATCATTTTAAGAACG CTGTTCGAGCGACAATTCGAGAAACCCCATCATTGTTGGTAAG AAAAGGGCGTTCTCCATCACCTTCTCCACGAGCTCCTACACAACCTGGAACCTTTACCTTCACAG AGAAGCGGACAGTCTCACCCCTCCGGTCTGCATTTCCACTCTTACGTTCTGGTTCTCTCTCAAGTAGGCCAACCACTCCTATCCGAAGCCGGGCGACTACTCCAAGCTCTAATAATGCAAGACAACGG TACCCTTCCGAACCAAGGAAATCGGCTTCACTATGTCTCCCAGCTGAGAGGGACAGCCCAAAAGAGAATGAACAAAACCCTAGCAAAAGTAAACGTCTCCTCAAAGCCTTGCTCAGTCGGCGCAAGTCAAAGAAAGACGATATGCTGTATACTTACTTGGATGAATACTGA